The nucleotide sequence AAGAGTCTTTTCAGGCTGTTTCATGAATTCCGGCTCCCCTTTCAGCTGTGTAACCTTACTCTTGATAACTTAATTAGTGCTGAAGTTAAGCCAATGTTTTAGagattctttttcttaaaacaatacagcaacaaaaatatttttgaaaaactCTAATATACATGTAAGATCCTTGGGGTAAAAACATGATTAAATCACAATGCATGAATGATTAAGAATGAACTAAAATGCCCTGAATCCAAGTAAGTGTTCAAAATTCATAGACCTAAGTTAATGCAAGAGTCAGCAGCATGCAGCTATTATTTTTCAGCTTAATTAATTAACTAATACATTAAATATGTTAAACAAATATTCAACATTGTTTTCAGATTTAGACAAATGTcactaaagggaaaaaatgctgGTGGTAAAGAGCAGCACTTAGATGAATAGCAAAGTAAATCCCAGTTAGCTATCCTTGCCTGGAAATGTAGGGTAAGACTAGCATCTTTAATTGCAGAGAAGATCCAAGACTTAACATTTGTCTTTCAACTCTACTCCAACTGCTACTAGCTGCACTCACTGTCACCTggtaaaaatacaaattaaagaGTGAATAAAAATTTCAGAGTTCTTCCAGCTAAGCTGACAATGATCTTCTTTGTATATTCAGAAGcattaaaaatttatatatGTGGAGAGTGAATCTATAAGTACATCACTAGGCAACACTGGAAATGGTAGAAAGTGAATCAATAGCTATATCATCCAAGTCAATTCTTCATGGAACATCACCATAAGCCATCcagaaacattattttcagaTTCCTCTCAACTTCAGAAACAATTCATTGGTGGTTTTGTATATTATGCTCTTTCTGTACTGCATTCAGGCACCAAACcataaatataatttgaatATAAAAGTAGGagcattaatttgtttttaaactggCACAGAATAGAGCGTCTCATATTATTTAGTCATTGACAGAGCTGACAATCCCATTGGGAAATGCTACCTACAAAAGGAGAGGTGACTTTAGAAATGTGTGTCACACCTCTAACAAGGGCTCCCACAAAAATGCGTATTTGTTAGGAAGCAGTTGCCACGAGGGGGCACAGTTGAATTGCATTTCCTTAGCAAACGAAGTGAAGCCATTTACTGTTGTTTTCGCATAACTATGCAATTGTATCCCTGGGAGAGCACTGGACAGCAAGAATGCTTCCCCTCATTCTCATTCATAGGGTGTCTTCCTGCGTTGCACTAAGATTTAAAGTATTGTTAGACTAATTATCATAAAGTTTatcaagcattttaaaatatttcagatatttattaAGTAGCTTGTCCTACTAAATGCAGTGTAAGAGAGGTGGaacaaaatattccatttaGAAAGACAACAAATAAAAGCACCACTATAGTTTCTTTGTGTGAGAGGAGACTTGATTTAGCAGGTGGTTCCTCTCAAAGTTTAACAACTCACAGTAACAACATGGAAAAATATGCAATAAAATACAATGTCACTCTATGCACaagaaaagcagtttaaagCAGACCATCCTGTGATCTTGAACAGTAAAGTAGAACTCACTGAACTGTAAATACTTATCTCCTTTGTCTAATTGTAACATgtataatgaaaattattttcataccTCCTAATGTCACATTGCCATGAAGAAACCTCCCTTGATAAATAAGTCGCAAGATATTTGGACTGCTGACTTGTTCTTCTTCCCAAtctgaagagagagagaatttcCACAGTTACATTgtaataaaaacataatttgaTACTTCACTAGCATTTATCCAGGTAGAAAATCGGGAACAGGACTCTTTTGCATAAAACACTGAAGAGAGAACACAGGCCAAAGGTACAGGAAGATAATTCAAGGCCAGAACTCCTGAAGTCTACTCTTGAATTTATTATTTGACATTGGGCATTGAAACACGTAATTTTATGTCTGCAAGTATAAATATTACTGATGTCACAGACCGCAGGATATATTTGGTACATACACAAGtcctaaagaaaatatttcatacgTGCAAATTGCTTCCTGACTCTTGATATCCAGGCCACTCTGAAGTTTCCCTTGCCATACTCCTAGTCACCAGCTAATTGACTAactggagctgctctccagcaacGGGAAGCTGCCACACACAGAGCGAGTGTGCATGTGATGGGTCACTTGAAACAGGACTCTGAGAtcacagcactgaaaaaaagcTCTGGAGGCAGCTCAGCGCTGGTCGATGACGGCCGGATCCAACCAGTTCCATGTCTGGAGGGGGCAGTGACCTGAGCAGCCCCCGACCCGACCGCcaccacagagcagaacagaggcTCTCTCAGAGCAGACATCCGCCAATACATTCTAAGGAGCTTCTCAAAGGCCCGTCTGTGAATGTTTTTATGTGGCAAacagtggttaaaaaaaaaaaaaaaagcaaacatgcaTTTTCCTATAATGCTTAAGCCATCATAAATAAATGATAAGTTTAAGTCTTTTCCTACTCTTTTTCCATTCCCCGTCATAACGTGAAGAATAAATATGCACTTTGCTTTCAGAACAAGTATCATAAAGCCTCTAAATGTTGAATTTAAACGGTCTCTCTGGGAATAGAGTGTCTTCTGTTTCTTAGATGACCAGATATCTGGCAACAGTTGTTCACAAAtgttctctctttctgtttttgTAGTGTTTATACAGCAAAATGAATATTCAAGCAAGGGATCAAGACAAGCCACAGAAACCAACCTGTTCACAGGGAACATACAATTAACATACAGGCAACAGCAACTGGCACCACAAAAGAAGAAGAACTGAAAAGGGTAGAAGGGGaagcatttaaaacaaaagccacAGCTGCAGAGTGTACGGAGAGGCATCTGGTACAAAAAGCAAGCAGGCAGAGactgggcagcaggagccatcTCAGCCCTAGACCATGGCAGGAGCAAGGCTGGTACCAACAGCAGAAGCTGCAACACTCCCAGGTGCTCCCATGTGCCTGGTTTGCAAGATTAGATCAAATTAGGCAACCTGAGCTATTTGAATTTCAAGTATTTCCACTTAGGGTCTGATTCAATTGTCTTGTAATTCAAGCACATGCAcgttctgctgtgctgtgaagtGGGCTACATCAAGGATATGAATTATTACACTGCTACCAtaactgttttgattttttttttttttttttttactccataCAGTCTGAACTTCACTATATGTGGCTGTAAAGAGGAGAAATTCAGCCAGTTGACAGTGCCATAATGATGTAAAACCACAACCAAAAGAAGGCAGACTAGCTTTTGGCACAGGTATTTTCTCACTGTTAAGATGCCAAGTTACCCATCCTTTGAATTTCTGCTTCTTGGCTGGAAGtctgaaacatttctttctgaCATGAATTCGAATTTTAATTTCCACAATTACTAAATGAGCCAAGGACTCACTGCatctaccttttttttaaaatcaaagttcAGTTAATTGCTGTACAAGAAAGAAGTTAAtattatttagaagaaaatggggaggggaaaaagagaacaGGTAACCTATCTAGATGatatgcattaaaataaatttggcaTTTTCTACTGCAAATCAAGAGATCCTTAAGAAAAGTATTACCAAAAGAGGTGGAGCAAGGTTTGCCTTAATCCTGCCAGCATGGGACAGAGgttatttcattccttttttccccccacaagATCATGACAAGTCAAAATGGTGGTAAAAACAATTATAGCATCTCTGTTTCAAGGCAACGTTAGTCCTCATCAAGATTTCTCAGTTCTGTGGCAAAGAGGAGCACTCTCAAACTGAAAAGAGCTAATGGACTAATGTTTGTGAAAATCTAGATGCTATTCTGAAATGCtgaagtgagatttttttttcttttaaactcagACTATTCTTCTTTGCAAAAGAATTATATTTTCACCAAAATTTAGAGCACTCCCTCAGGACAGCAGGTATTTGAACTGAGGTTTCCATGTCTGgttctacttttttttaaagaagaggCTTTCAAGTTTGGGTTTCTTCCCAACTCTAAACTCAGTATCTGCAACTTTCAGGCTCTTCACAAGACTGTGAATATGACATCACATGTTCACAGGCATAAACTtgagtaatgaaaaaaaatccagttctgCCTCTACCAATTCAGATAAATATACACAAAGAACATTTGGTTATGACAACTATGTTATAGGCACACATTAAAATATGCACAGCacttttttaaagcactttacATCTGTATCTAATACTTAAGAGGACTTAAAACCTCCTCCTTTGTTACATATTTTACTAAACACATAATACTGCATCCCAGCAAACCAAACAgcaacctgattttttttcctgacctcAAAGACCAGTTTAAGGCCTAAAATACCAATTATCACCATTAATGTTTTGGCATAAACTATCATACATCATATGTCTTTTACAAAGGCACCACAGAAACAGATAGTGCAATGTTTTAGTTTGTCTAAATAGTAGTCTTTTTAACATCAAAACAGTAACCCAAATGAAGTCCTGTACcaaaagaagcattttctttcatcGTATGTAATGCCATGTCTGTGTTTTGGCTATTTTCCCATGCAATCATAGTCGGGGAGAACAGAAGCACTTTGTTTTGGGGACCTATTCACATATGTGAATACACATCTTAAGTTCTCAAGTTCATTTTCCAAAGCCAGTATTCCTGTATGACACCAAGTATATTTACACAAACAACATCCAGTCTTCTAATGTCTCTTAAAATGGgcttttatatttgttttttcctggaaaaatatCAGTATTACAGATCCTTTCCAAGATAAGGCAGTAAGGAAGAAGTACCTCAGACTCAATTTCACTAATGCATTCCTGTGACTTCCCaagttttatttcagctgtCCTCACATAAGAGGTTTTATATCTCCAACATTTCCTCACACTTATTAGATCCTCTAACACGATCGATAAAGAAAAGTGTCTAAAGATGGGGGGGGAAAGTACTTCAATTCAGGGAAGCAAATTGTAGAAATAAAGTAGGAAATAGTCCTGACACCTAAAAATCTGCTCAACTGAAGGAACTGTAGGCAGGACACCTGTATTTCTATATAAATCTTTGTCCAGACATTGAATAAACATACTTAATTTGGATGGTGAACAAGAGATCAGTTTACTGACACTTTAGTCTGAGTATATAGGGAAGCTCCGTGCCCAGCAGTTAAATAGCCAAAGCCACACTGCTACTCACCCATTGGCCAGTTGTCATACACATGTTTTGCAATATCTGCAGCAGAGTCATTCGGTGAAAACAGGAACTCTTTTGTTTTCCCGCTTACCAAGATGAGGCGCAAATTTATCtggtaaaaaaaatccaaaccatcGGTATTAGGAAAGCTTACAGAGAtaacttaatttattttttacagtcACTAAAAACtgttgttggttttgaaagactGATCCAAATAATTTGAGAAAACAGTTTAACATGTTAACATATGTTAAAAAGAGGTTCAAAGAGGTCAATAAAATGTTGTTCGCATACACATAATCTAGGAAGATTAAATTCTAACAGCTGGTATTTTTGATTATAAACACCAGAACATTCTGTTAGTGATGGAATGAACTGTGCCAGTAAAAAAATAGCTTTCAATAATGTAGAATACTCTAGCAACAATGAATAAGCAACATAGCTCCTGAATGAAGAGGGAAAATATAGCTTAAAAAATTAACTTaaagagaaagaattaaaataccAAAATCTGCACCTGAATATCCTGCGAGCCTAAACAAAGCCTTAGAATGCTCCCTCCCCATCTCAGCCAATGCACCTCCTACAAAACACCAGGGAGTCAGACAGCATCCTTCCTTGCTCCCAGCTGCCAGAAAGCTGCCTTCCTGAATCCCTCTGCCAGCCTTCCTAATCCAAAACTTTGTCCCACAACTGTTTTCCACCACAAGCCAAGTGACACCCACATGCAACACCATAGTAACCTCACaccataatttttctttcattaatttcCTCCATATAACCACTGGCAAGTTAAGCCATACCTTTCCTCTATTTGCAAATTACTGAATAGAATTTCTTTTCCATATAGCATTAACGTAACACATATAAAGAGGTCACAATGACATTatttacaatgaaaaaaaagattaaattttgGCTCCTCCAGTGACTGTTAGCAAGGTCACAAAATACATTTGGGAAGCTAGCACTTAGCAATGCCCATGACCAGGAGGAGTCTAGCTACTGTTGTACTTTGACCCACAGGCCTACATCTCATCAAGTTTCAGTGAGACTTTAGCAGACTAACTGCTTGGATACTTTTTTCCAAGTCTCACACTCAAGCTGCGGCTCTCACTTCAGGTAAGTTCCAACAAAGAATTCTTTGTTTTCCACATCAAATAACAAGTTAAAAATTTGCAGCAATGTCCAAGTTTTCTAGACTTCTTGAAAAAATCTCAGTGCATCATATTCACTGAACAGCCCTGCCTCAGCTGCCTACTCTCCTCTCCACTTATTTCAGAAGCTCTTCAGACAGATCATCTATTCCCTCTTGAATGCTTTGGCTTGGATTCACCCTACTTATCTTTAAGCATCTAATGGAGGTATCCAAATTACAATCTCTATCATCCAGCACACTTCAAGGTCAGTGAAGGCAATGACCCCTCCTAATAGCAATTCAGTGTCTGTTTCAAAGTGTAGCAAGTGTAAAAAGAGTGAGCATAAAAGGCTAAATTCTCCTCCCTGTCCTCCTACTAACACCCCTTGGAAAATACAAGCCCTCCCATTAGTCCAGGAAAGAAGCCAAGTGGTAGCGGTCTCTGAGAAGGCACCACAGCCACCGCAGGAGCATCACTTCATACCAGGTAAGCACAAAAAAACTTGAGAGAAACTGAGGGAATGCCGTTTAGTCAAAGACAATTCTTCATAAAATTCAGTATATGTTTGGCTATACACAACaaagttttgtttcctttgaaaCATCCACAATGATTAAGGAATTATATTCAAATTTCACCGGTATGTAGCAGAAAAAGCAGATCAAGTTCTACTGTTCCTGTTTACTCCAAAAACCTGACTACTGTGATGAAACTACACTGAAGCTTCAAAAGGTTGGACTATGTTCAGGTGTTGTTTTGCTTATACTGTCCTTCAGTTTCAGTATTTTGCCCCCCTTTACTGTCTCCACCTGTGTATGTATAGACAACACTCACATATCCAGTTTCTTTAGCTGGACTACCCTAGATTAACTCTTCAAGCTTTCTCTAGTGAGACACCTATTCTTCCTTTCATCCTAGGAGCCTGTCTCTGcacaatttcttttattttctcctcaaaCAAATGACAGTTTTTGAAGCATACTACATGATGTCTCACCATGCTTGTATAACACCACCAGTAATTTCCTCTGTCTACTGGAAACATCTGTGACTGTGTCCCAAGAGCATATATACCTTCTTCCCAACTTGCACCATGctgttttctcagtttctttgtACCCTCTTCTACTTTGATCCTTTCAATTATTCAGCCTCCAAGCTTTTATCTTGGCTCTATCACCCTAAAGCA is from Cinclus cinclus chromosome 2, bCinCin1.1, whole genome shotgun sequence and encodes:
- the UBL3 gene encoding ubiquitin-like protein 3, which gives rise to MSSSVPADMINLRLILVSGKTKEFLFSPNDSAADIAKHVYDNWPMDWEEEQVSSPNILRLIYQGRFLHGNVTLGALKLPFGKTTVMHLVARETLPEPNSQGQRNREKTGESNCCVIL